One window of the Archangium primigenium genome contains the following:
- a CDS encoding EamA family transporter, whose protein sequence is MKSFVMVAAGAALWGCWSLFLRPAGLSGPQSAWLSMLFMALPAPFVLRREAFRDRRATVALGVLAVCDAANAALFFAAIQRGPVAVAVLTHYLAPLFIALAAPVLIGERRSMRAVVGAPLTLAGLALLLGAAPGGFSDPRTALLGGASALFFMANVLAIKEAGRAFSPLAISALHAPLSAGVLLLAFGHDVLPPALDARVLWVGGGALLCGLVGNSVFTAGLRQVPAASAAALTYLEPLTAALVGWLVFGERLGAPGLLGGVLVLVAGVWVASEARGSPRPAPLAPEAG, encoded by the coding sequence GTGAAGTCGTTCGTGATGGTCGCGGCGGGAGCCGCGCTCTGGGGGTGCTGGTCCCTGTTCCTGCGGCCCGCCGGGCTGTCGGGTCCCCAGAGTGCCTGGCTCTCCATGCTCTTCATGGCGCTGCCCGCGCCCTTCGTGCTGCGCCGCGAGGCGTTCCGGGATCGGCGCGCCACGGTGGCGCTCGGGGTGCTCGCGGTGTGTGACGCCGCGAACGCCGCGCTCTTCTTCGCCGCCATCCAGCGCGGTCCCGTGGCCGTGGCCGTGCTCACGCACTACCTGGCGCCGCTGTTCATCGCGCTCGCGGCGCCGGTGCTCATCGGGGAGCGGCGCTCGATGCGGGCCGTGGTGGGCGCGCCGCTCACGCTCGCCGGGCTCGCGCTGCTGTTGGGGGCGGCCCCGGGTGGCTTCTCCGACCCGCGCACGGCCCTGCTCGGGGGCGCCAGCGCCCTGTTCTTCATGGCCAACGTGCTGGCCATCAAGGAGGCGGGCCGCGCGTTCTCGCCCCTGGCCATCAGCGCCCTGCACGCGCCCCTGTCCGCCGGGGTGCTGCTGTTGGCGTTCGGACACGACGTGCTGCCCCCGGCGCTCGACGCGCGCGTGCTGTGGGTAGGCGGGGGCGCCCTGCTGTGTGGACTCGTGGGCAATTCGGTGTTCACCGCCGGACTGCGCCAGGTGCCCGCCGCCTCGGCCGCGGCGCTCACCTACCTGGAGCCCCTGACGGCGGCGCTCGTGGGCTGGCTCGTCTTCGGGGAGCGCCTGGGGGCCCCGGGGCTGCTCGGAGGGGTGCTGGTGCTCGTGGCCGGGGTCTGGGTGGCCAGTGAGGCGCGCGGGTCCCCACGCCCCGCGCCCCTGGCGCCCGAAGCGGGCTGA
- a CDS encoding DUF4424 family protein, whose translation MKRLLSLAVLCLAPLSASANSSTASFSNEGLKLLKSEKIRMAREELFVSAERIRVRYTFENLTPQPIKTLVAFPFPDTDLMVDTDVSEVGAFTLTIGGKRQETRRETTYTVQGKKRDKAQAEALVHAEQARRESDEDSPTPGFTAREQHVELWEQEFPPGKGLEVEISYTPSVGGDLGWDRDTYKNKRLREKFCIDATTVKALDKTLARNAAADPEGQASGGRLQWLSYVLVTANNWAGPIGEFHLTLEKSSPTDVLSTCIDGLKKTSPVRFELTRKDFRPDRDLQMILFR comes from the coding sequence ATGAAACGTCTGCTGTCGCTGGCCGTGTTGTGCCTCGCCCCGCTGTCCGCCTCCGCCAACAGCTCCACCGCGAGCTTCTCCAACGAGGGGCTCAAGCTGCTCAAGTCCGAGAAGATCCGCATGGCGCGCGAGGAGCTTTTCGTCTCGGCCGAGCGCATCCGGGTGCGCTACACCTTCGAGAACCTGACGCCCCAGCCCATCAAGACCCTGGTCGCCTTTCCCTTCCCCGACACGGACTTGATGGTGGACACGGACGTGTCCGAGGTCGGGGCGTTCACGCTCACCATCGGCGGCAAGCGCCAGGAGACGCGGCGCGAGACGACCTACACGGTCCAGGGAAAGAAGCGCGACAAGGCCCAGGCCGAGGCCCTCGTCCACGCGGAGCAGGCCCGGCGCGAGAGCGACGAGGACTCGCCCACGCCGGGCTTCACCGCCCGCGAGCAGCACGTGGAGCTCTGGGAGCAGGAGTTTCCTCCCGGCAAGGGGCTCGAGGTGGAGATCTCCTACACGCCGTCCGTGGGAGGCGATCTCGGGTGGGACCGCGACACCTACAAGAACAAGCGGCTGCGCGAGAAGTTCTGCATCGATGCCACCACCGTGAAGGCGCTCGACAAGACGCTGGCGCGCAACGCGGCGGCCGATCCGGAAGGGCAGGCCTCCGGCGGGCGGCTCCAGTGGCTGTCCTACGTGCTGGTCACGGCCAACAACTGGGCGGGGCCCATCGGGGAGTTCCACCTGACGCTGGAGAAGTCCTCGCCCACCGACGTGCTCTCCACCTGCATCGACGGCCTGAAGAAGACGAGCCCCGTGCGCTTCGAGCTCACCCGGAAGGACTTCCGCCCCGATCGGGATCTCCAGATGATCCTCTTTCGGTAA
- a CDS encoding ELWxxDGT repeat protein, producing MRWLRYAVVVLAVVACSRPEPVPPVETMPSVSREVAGSSRAGLVSASARLVKDINPRTASANPRELTNIQGTVYFSASDGMTGSELWKSDGTAAGTVLLKDIHPGPGDSAPRNLINVNGTLYFSATNGIHGHELWKSDGTAAGTVLVQDIFPGADGSDPNQLTDVNGTLFFSATNGTHGYEVWKSDGTAAGTVLLKDIFPGQVHSSPSSLTNVNGTLFFSALDDVNGQGLWKSDGTAAGTVLVKDINPSANYSNSHSLTNVNGMLYFSAEDGVHGMELWKSDGTAAGTVLVQDIFPGSFNGNPRGLTNVQGTLYFSASDDSTNRELWKSDGTAAGTVRVKDIRPGGAGASPEFLTHVNGMLYFSAEDGVNGRELWKSDGTTAGTVLVQDIVMGSGSSTPEELKNVNGTLYFTIRTASRWELWKSDGTAAGTILFKALSPIGSGPLYLTDVNGTAWFSINVDGKGTELWKSDGTPSGLVMIRDINTNTEDALPSRLTNVNGMLYFAARDDSGRAELWKSDGTTAGTVVHYLDPGAPSPNPLELTNVNGTLFFSASEGTNGRELWKSDGTAAGTRLVKDIFPGVNSSNPSNLTNVNGTLFFVASNGTNGQELWKSDGTAAGTVLVKDILPGSGPSSPSNLTNANGTLFFSANDGQRGTELWKSDGTTAGTVLVKDLLPGANDGSPQLLTNINGTLFFVATDDTNGQELWKSDGTAAGTVLVKDIFPGTRGSFPNGLTNLDGTLYLSATDGTNGQELWKSDGTAAGTVLVQDIVPGALGSNPSRLTNAQGTLYFSAWSEANGQELWKSDGTAAGALLVKDIFPGTRGSAPTSLMNSGSTLYFSADDGTTGRELWMSDGTAAGTVLVQDIFPGPTGSEPLYLTQARGAVFFSAASLAHGRELWAVGGDSVPPTVTCPAQQDALATSAAGATVTYPPATATDDQTASPRLTYSVASGALFPLGDTRVTVTATDDAGNTAQCGFTVSVLPPPPTVTAPVDGTSSLAPVLISGTALAGAEVHVLEGTTVLRSLATNTDGAFSGGLALESRVYSLRFVQTLNGFTSTPTGPRTVFVRPPPPSLSHPEDGLVTTNPSVPLLVRGLPDATLTVREGTAVLATLAIDEVGNFAGSLALGHGVHVLRFTQTTSGGTSDDVVRTVTRRPSAPVLTRPTSGTSLVGPTVRVEGTGAPGATAQVLEAGAVVGTFPVASGGTFVGDLALAYGPHQLTAVQVEGGQTSPASAPVSFEVRPAAPQVSSPTEGATFDGPTVAVTGTGAPGAQVQVREARMVLASFAVGASGDFSGEVELEPGTHSLSFVQKAGGATSDATGPRNVSVRPAAPVLSSPAANARVLGPQVLLQGTALAGARVFAEQAGVALGSTSADAARTFRLSVTLAYGPHSIALRQERGGATSLARTAAFTVIPAPPVLSQPLDGATVGNTVEVRGTALPRARVTLRDGAEVLAQLDADTSGTFLLDVSLSYGPHTLTAVQRVQGEDSDPSAPVHLTTVFNRAPVADAQELSVEEDGRLAVTLTAQDADDDALTFSVGTPPAHGSLEGTPPALTYVPAPDFHGADRFTFAVSDGQAEATATVRLTVTPVNDAPVAHALSATTGEGQSISLTLSGSDIDGDTLTYVVVTAPEHGGLQGTPPALTYTPAPGFAGTDFFTFRVKDGQLDSPPATVSLRVLATALTVSVSDLSPLEGSPVAFSATLADASATPVFSWDFGDGTTSTEPAPRHAFPDNGVYTVRVSATDADGTRQASVVLTVRNAPPVVTSLFLYERVLEAQEVKLSALAEDPAGDADTLTYTWDFGDGSPPALGSTVRHAFRDDGAFTVVLTVRDEDGGETWKQATLTVTNVPPTTTAPERQFIQVGESLSLQLAASDVAGEADPLTWTKLSGPGAVTPEGLFTWVPTAQEVGEASIELQVSDDEGGSAEVTLVVEVSRLETEPPAGCGCGTSGDASGLLALLGLGLLSGRRAPRSRGRGLTSRED from the coding sequence ATGCGGTGGCTGCGTTATGCGGTGGTGGTGTTGGCGGTGGTGGCGTGCTCGCGGCCCGAGCCCGTGCCCCCCGTCGAGACCATGCCTTCCGTGTCTCGGGAAGTGGCCGGGTCGTCCCGCGCGGGACTGGTGAGCGCGAGCGCCCGGCTGGTGAAGGACATCAACCCGCGCACCGCCTCGGCGAATCCGCGGGAGCTGACCAACATCCAGGGCACCGTCTATTTCAGCGCCTCGGACGGCATGACGGGCAGCGAACTGTGGAAGAGCGATGGCACCGCCGCCGGCACCGTCCTCCTCAAGGACATCCATCCGGGCCCGGGCGACTCGGCCCCCAGGAACCTGATCAACGTCAACGGCACGCTCTACTTCTCGGCCACCAACGGCATCCATGGCCATGAGCTGTGGAAGAGCGATGGCACCGCCGCCGGCACCGTCCTCGTCCAGGACATCTTCCCCGGCGCGGATGGCTCGGATCCCAACCAACTGACGGACGTCAACGGCACCCTCTTCTTCTCGGCCACCAACGGCACCCATGGCTATGAGGTGTGGAAGAGTGACGGCACCGCCGCTGGCACCGTCCTCCTCAAGGACATCTTCCCAGGCCAGGTGCACTCGAGTCCGAGCTCCCTGACGAATGTCAACGGCACCCTCTTCTTCTCGGCCCTTGACGACGTGAATGGCCAGGGGTTGTGGAAGAGCGATGGCACGGCCGCGGGCACCGTCCTCGTCAAGGACATCAACCCAAGCGCGAACTATTCGAACTCGCATTCCCTGACGAACGTCAACGGCATGCTCTACTTCTCGGCCGAGGACGGCGTGCATGGCATGGAGTTGTGGAAGAGCGACGGCACCGCCGCCGGCACCGTCCTCGTCCAGGACATCTTTCCAGGCTCATTCAACGGGAACCCGAGGGGCCTGACGAACGTCCAGGGCACGCTCTACTTCAGCGCCTCGGACGACTCGACGAACAGGGAGCTGTGGAAGAGCGACGGCACCGCCGCGGGCACCGTCCGCGTCAAGGACATCCGCCCAGGAGGGGCCGGCGCGAGCCCGGAGTTCCTGACGCACGTCAACGGCATGCTCTACTTCTCGGCCGAGGACGGCGTGAATGGCCGGGAGTTGTGGAAGAGCGATGGCACCACCGCCGGCACCGTGCTCGTCCAGGACATCGTCATGGGCTCGGGCTCGTCCACACCCGAGGAGTTGAAGAACGTCAACGGCACGCTCTATTTCACGATCCGGACCGCCTCCAGGTGGGAGTTGTGGAAGAGCGACGGCACCGCCGCCGGCACGATCCTCTTCAAGGCGCTCTCGCCCATCGGCTCCGGACCGCTGTACCTGACGGACGTCAACGGCACGGCCTGGTTCAGCATCAATGTCGACGGGAAGGGCACCGAGCTGTGGAAGAGCGACGGAACGCCCTCGGGTCTGGTGATGATCCGGGACATCAACACGAATACGGAAGACGCGCTCCCGAGCCGACTGACGAACGTCAATGGCATGCTTTACTTCGCGGCCCGCGATGACAGTGGTCGCGCGGAACTGTGGAAGAGCGACGGTACGACCGCGGGGACCGTCGTGCATTACCTCGACCCGGGCGCGCCCAGCCCGAACCCGCTCGAGCTGACGAACGTCAACGGCACCCTCTTCTTCTCCGCCTCGGAAGGCACGAATGGCCGGGAGTTGTGGAAGAGCGATGGCACGGCCGCGGGCACCCGGCTCGTCAAGGACATCTTCCCGGGCGTGAACAGCTCGAACCCGAGCAACCTGACGAACGTCAACGGCACCCTCTTCTTCGTCGCATCGAACGGCACGAATGGCCAGGAGCTCTGGAAGAGCGATGGCACGGCCGCGGGCACCGTGCTCGTCAAGGACATCCTCCCAGGCTCGGGCCCCTCGAGCCCGAGCAACCTGACGAACGCCAACGGCACCCTCTTCTTCTCGGCCAACGATGGCCAGCGTGGCACCGAGCTGTGGAAGAGCGATGGCACCACCGCCGGCACGGTCCTCGTCAAGGACCTCCTCCCGGGCGCGAACGACGGGTCTCCGCAGCTGCTGACAAACATCAACGGCACGCTCTTCTTCGTCGCCACGGACGACACGAATGGCCAGGAGTTGTGGAAGAGCGATGGCACGGCCGCGGGCACCGTGCTCGTCAAGGACATCTTCCCGGGCACGCGCGGCTCATTCCCGAACGGCCTGACGAACCTCGATGGCACGCTCTATCTCAGCGCCACGGACGGCACGAATGGCCAGGAGCTGTGGAAGAGCGATGGCACCGCCGCGGGTACCGTGCTCGTCCAGGACATCGTCCCGGGCGCTTTGGGCTCGAACCCGAGCCGCCTGACGAACGCCCAGGGCACGCTCTACTTCTCGGCCTGGAGCGAGGCGAATGGACAGGAGCTGTGGAAGAGCGATGGCACGGCCGCGGGCGCCCTGCTCGTCAAGGACATCTTCCCGGGCACGCGCGGCTCGGCACCGACCTCCCTGATGAATAGCGGAAGCACGCTCTACTTCTCGGCCGACGACGGCACGACGGGCCGGGAGTTGTGGATGAGCGATGGCACGGCCGCGGGCACCGTGCTCGTCCAGGACATCTTCCCGGGTCCGACTGGCTCGGAGCCCCTGTACCTCACCCAGGCGAGAGGCGCGGTGTTCTTCTCCGCGGCCTCGTTGGCGCACGGCCGGGAGTTGTGGGCGGTGGGCGGTGACAGCGTCCCGCCCACGGTGACGTGTCCCGCTCAGCAAGACGCGCTGGCCACGAGCGCCGCCGGGGCGACTGTCACCTACCCGCCCGCCACCGCCACGGATGACCAGACCGCCTCGCCCCGGCTCACCTACTCGGTGGCCTCCGGCGCCCTCTTCCCGCTGGGCGACACGCGCGTCACCGTGACGGCCACGGATGACGCGGGCAATACGGCCCAGTGTGGCTTCACCGTGAGCGTCCTACCGCCCCCGCCCACGGTCACCGCGCCTGTCGACGGGACGTCCTCGCTCGCGCCCGTGCTCATCTCCGGCACGGCCCTGGCGGGCGCCGAGGTGCACGTCCTGGAGGGAACCACCGTCCTGCGAAGCCTCGCCACGAACACGGACGGTGCCTTCAGTGGTGGGCTGGCGCTGGAGTCGCGTGTCTACTCGCTGCGCTTCGTCCAGACCCTCAACGGCTTCACCTCCACGCCCACGGGTCCGCGCACCGTGTTCGTCCGCCCGCCACCGCCGAGCCTCTCCCATCCCGAGGACGGACTCGTCACGACGAACCCCAGCGTCCCCCTGCTCGTCCGCGGTCTGCCCGACGCCACCCTCACCGTGCGCGAGGGCACGGCGGTCCTCGCGACGCTTGCTATCGACGAGGTGGGAAACTTCGCTGGGTCGCTCGCCCTGGGCCATGGCGTGCACGTGTTGCGCTTCACCCAGACCACGTCCGGTGGCACCAGTGACGACGTCGTGCGCACCGTCACCCGTCGGCCGTCGGCCCCTGTCTTGACCCGCCCCACCTCGGGCACTTCGCTCGTGGGCCCCACCGTGCGAGTGGAGGGCACGGGCGCTCCGGGTGCCACCGCCCAGGTGCTCGAGGCCGGCGCCGTCGTGGGCACCTTCCCCGTGGCGAGTGGCGGCACCTTCGTGGGTGACCTCGCCCTGGCCTATGGCCCGCACCAGTTGACGGCGGTGCAGGTGGAGGGCGGCCAGACGAGTCCCGCCTCCGCACCCGTCTCCTTCGAGGTGCGGCCCGCCGCCCCCCAGGTGTCCTCACCCACCGAAGGCGCCACCTTCGACGGCCCCACGGTGGCCGTCACCGGCACGGGCGCGCCGGGGGCTCAGGTGCAGGTGCGGGAGGCCAGGATGGTGCTCGCCTCCTTCGCGGTGGGCGCTTCCGGGGATTTCTCGGGCGAGGTGGAGCTGGAGCCTGGTACGCACAGCCTCTCCTTCGTGCAGAAGGCGGGTGGCGCCACCAGTGACGCCACGGGCCCGCGCAACGTGTCCGTGCGACCCGCCGCCCCCGTGCTCTCCTCGCCCGCCGCCAACGCCCGCGTGCTGGGACCCCAGGTGTTGCTGCAAGGCACGGCCCTCGCCGGAGCGCGAGTCTTCGCGGAGCAGGCGGGCGTGGCCCTGGGCAGCACCTCGGCGGATGCGGCCCGGACGTTCCGACTGAGCGTCACCCTCGCCTACGGGCCGCACAGCATCGCCCTGCGGCAGGAGAGGGGGGGCGCTACCAGCCTGGCGCGCACCGCCGCCTTCACCGTCATCCCCGCCCCGCCCGTCCTCTCCCAGCCCCTGGATGGCGCCACCGTGGGCAACACCGTCGAGGTGCGCGGCACCGCCCTGCCCCGGGCGCGCGTCACCTTGCGCGATGGCGCCGAGGTTCTCGCCCAGCTCGACGCTGACACCAGCGGCACCTTCCTCCTGGACGTCTCGCTCTCCTACGGGCCTCACACCCTCACCGCCGTGCAGCGCGTACAGGGCGAGGACAGCGACCCCTCCGCGCCCGTGCACCTCACCACTGTTTTCAACCGCGCTCCCGTGGCGGATGCCCAGGAATTGTCCGTCGAAGAAGACGGGCGCCTGGCCGTGACGCTCACCGCCCAGGATGCCGATGACGACGCCCTCACCTTCTCCGTCGGGACGCCGCCCGCCCACGGCTCGCTGGAGGGCACGCCGCCCGCCCTCACCTACGTCCCCGCCCCCGACTTCCACGGCGCCGACCGCTTCACCTTCGCCGTCTCGGACGGCCAGGCCGAGGCCACCGCCACCGTGCGCCTCACCGTCACTCCCGTCAACGATGCCCCCGTGGCGCACGCCCTCAGCGCCACCACGGGCGAAGGCCAGTCCATCTCCCTCACCCTGTCCGGCTCCGATATCGATGGCGACACGCTCACCTACGTGGTCGTGACGGCTCCGGAGCATGGCGGCCTCCAAGGCACGCCGCCCGCGCTGACGTACACCCCCGCCCCGGGCTTCGCGGGCACGGACTTCTTCACCTTCCGGGTGAAGGACGGGCAGCTCGACTCGCCTCCGGCCACCGTGTCCCTGCGCGTCCTGGCCACCGCACTCACCGTCTCCGTGAGTGACCTGTCTCCCCTGGAGGGCAGTCCCGTCGCCTTCTCGGCCACGCTCGCCGATGCCAGCGCCACGCCTGTCTTCTCCTGGGACTTCGGCGATGGCACTACGTCCACCGAGCCCGCCCCGCGACATGCCTTCCCCGACAACGGCGTGTACACCGTGCGCGTGAGTGCCACGGACGCCGACGGCACGCGCCAGGCGTCCGTGGTCCTCACCGTGCGCAACGCCCCTCCCGTGGTGACGTCTCTTTTCCTGTATGAGCGCGTCCTCGAGGCCCAGGAGGTCAAGCTGTCCGCCCTCGCGGAGGATCCCGCGGGCGACGCCGACACCCTGACCTACACCTGGGACTTCGGCGATGGCTCCCCCCCGGCGCTTGGCTCCACCGTGCGCCATGCCTTCCGGGACGACGGCGCCTTCACCGTGGTGCTCACCGTGCGTGACGAAGACGGCGGCGAGACCTGGAAGCAAGCCACCCTGACGGTCACCAACGTGCCTCCGACCACCACGGCTCCCGAGCGCCAGTTCATCCAGGTGGGCGAAAGCCTGAGCCTGCAACTGGCCGCCAGCGACGTCGCGGGCGAGGCGGATCCGCTCACCTGGACCAAGCTCAGCGGTCCGGGCGCGGTGACCCCCGAGGGCCTCTTCACCTGGGTGCCCACCGCGCAGGAAGTGGGCGAGGCCTCCATCGAACTCCAGGTGTCCGACGACGAGGGCGGCAGCGCCGAGGTGACGCTCGTGGTGGAAGTGTCACGCCTGGAGACAGAGCCGCCCGCGGGCTGTGGCTGTGGCACTAGCGGGGACGCCTCGGGGCTGCTCGCGTTGCTCGGACTGGGTCTCCTGTCCGGGCGCCGTGCGCCCCGTTCACGAGGCCGTGGCTTGACGTCGCGGGAGGATTGA
- a CDS encoding tRNA-uridine aminocarboxypropyltransferase: MRSRTPADFAGRCRDCYMPLALCLCAEVSRVHTRTEVVIVRHNKETHKSTNTARLAELMLERCRIVTYGAPGGDFVPESLATPRTWIVFPEAPLPAPDAPPPERLLLLDGSWAQARRMYQRIPGLLRLPGIRLPPPAPDSRRLRQPPHPYGMSTVEAIAGALGLLEGEAVARPLRALHEVMIDRVLASRGVGTVPEVEDDGDTP, translated from the coding sequence ATGAGATCCCGGACGCCCGCGGATTTCGCGGGCCGCTGCCGGGACTGCTACATGCCGCTCGCGTTGTGCCTGTGCGCCGAGGTGTCTCGCGTGCACACGCGCACCGAGGTGGTGATCGTCCGCCACAACAAGGAGACCCACAAGTCCACCAACACGGCGCGGCTGGCGGAGCTCATGCTCGAGCGCTGCCGCATCGTGACGTACGGCGCGCCGGGCGGGGACTTCGTGCCGGAGTCACTCGCCACGCCCCGGACGTGGATCGTCTTTCCCGAGGCCCCGCTCCCCGCGCCGGACGCGCCCCCACCCGAGCGGCTGCTGCTGCTCGATGGCAGTTGGGCCCAGGCGCGGCGCATGTACCAGCGCATCCCCGGGCTCCTGCGCCTGCCAGGCATCCGGCTGCCCCCGCCCGCGCCCGACTCGCGGCGCCTGCGCCAGCCGCCCCACCCCTACGGCATGTCCACCGTGGAGGCCATCGCGGGGGCGCTCGGCCTGCTGGAGGGCGAGGCCGTGGCGCGCCCGCTGCGCGCCCTGCACGAGGTGATGATCGACCGGGTGCTGGCCAGCCGGGGCGTGGGCACCGTGCCCGAGGTCGAGGACGACGGAGACACGCCGTGA
- a CDS encoding glutathione S-transferase family protein, which yields MTTSPSLPRLVLCELADSGIPGLESVSPFCLKAHRALKYLGLPYERRHGMPGSFKKHFSTGQVPVLLVGEHEAVGDSTDILARLESLAGRPFLDPPDARLKGEALVWEEYADTSLAGFLIAARWADTHNWPLLRDNILASIPPPLRGLIGGRIRKNVLAALVARDVWRAGPDACWRRFQQQLDALEARAPEEGFWLGAFSVADLGLFAQLHSLRQPLTPWQRDQVSARSRLSRYVDRVDAATRGA from the coding sequence ATGACGACCTCCCCTTCGCTTCCCCGGCTCGTGCTGTGCGAGCTTGCAGACTCCGGCATCCCGGGCCTGGAGAGCGTCTCGCCGTTCTGCCTGAAGGCGCACCGCGCGCTGAAGTACCTGGGCCTGCCTTACGAGCGGCGCCACGGCATGCCCGGCAGCTTCAAGAAGCACTTCTCGACCGGCCAGGTGCCCGTGCTCCTCGTGGGCGAGCACGAGGCGGTGGGCGACTCCACGGACATCCTCGCGCGGCTCGAATCGCTCGCGGGGCGTCCCTTCCTCGACCCCCCGGACGCGCGGCTCAAGGGAGAGGCGCTGGTGTGGGAGGAGTACGCCGACACGTCGCTCGCCGGCTTCCTCATCGCCGCGCGCTGGGCCGACACGCACAACTGGCCGCTGCTGCGCGACAACATCCTCGCCAGCATCCCCCCGCCGCTGCGCGGCCTCATCGGGGGAAGGATCCGCAAGAACGTGCTCGCCGCGCTCGTGGCGCGGGATGTCTGGCGCGCGGGCCCGGACGCCTGCTGGCGGCGCTTCCAACAGCAGCTCGACGCCCTGGAGGCCCGCGCCCCCGAGGAGGGCTTCTGGCTTGGCGCCTTCTCGGTCGCGGACCTGGGCCTGTTCGCCCAGCTCCACAGCCTCCGCCAACCGCTCACCCCCTGGCAGCGCGATCAGGTCTCCGCGCGCTCCCGGCTTTCCCGGTACGTGGACCGGGTAGACGCGGCCACGCGAGGGGCGTGA
- a CDS encoding polymer-forming cytoskeletal protein, with protein sequence MSSSLVHSFLAVLLLATPALAEEQGEAALQDSTCSISVKKGDLVSRGVKLIVEGDQHTHDAVALDGNVVVRAGATVKDVVAMRGNVTVEKGARITGKVVALGGDVRVAEGAILEGEVSALGGQVHAAPGAQLLGDKNELSLQINGKDPVQLFMGQLFSGKGFAHCKLRITAD encoded by the coding sequence ATGTCGTCGTCTCTCGTGCATTCCTTCCTCGCGGTCCTCCTGCTCGCCACGCCCGCCCTGGCGGAGGAGCAGGGAGAGGCCGCGCTGCAAGACTCCACCTGTTCCATCAGCGTCAAGAAGGGGGACCTGGTGTCCCGGGGCGTGAAGTTGATCGTCGAGGGAGACCAGCACACCCATGACGCGGTGGCGCTGGACGGCAACGTGGTGGTGCGCGCCGGGGCCACGGTGAAGGACGTGGTGGCCATGCGCGGCAACGTCACCGTGGAGAAGGGCGCGCGGATCACCGGCAAGGTGGTGGCGCTCGGCGGCGATGTCCGGGTCGCCGAGGGCGCCATCCTCGAGGGAGAAGTGTCCGCCCTGGGTGGACAGGTCCACGCCGCGCCGGGGGCGCAGCTCCTCGGGGACAAGAACGAGCTGTCCCTGCAGATCAACGGCAAGGATCCCGTCCAGCTGTTCATGGGCCAGCTCTTCTCGGGCAAGGGCTTCGCCCACTGCAAGCTGCGCATCACCGCGGACTGA
- a CDS encoding DUF488 family protein: MHKGRTEQPKRRAPGWGQARIYTVGHSTRSAEELVGLLQAHGIQTLVDIRTVPRSRTHPQFNRDTLPRTLAAADIRYVHLAALGGLRRARADSPNGAWRNASFRGYADHMLTDAFAQGLEELRALTPDGPLALMCAEAVRWRCHRSLVADALYARGVQVLHITRRTRAEPHTLTPFAQLQGRQVLYPPQEAAPAEASALSPR; this comes from the coding sequence ATGCACAAGGGACGCACGGAACAGCCGAAACGGCGCGCGCCGGGGTGGGGCCAGGCGCGCATCTACACGGTGGGCCACTCCACGCGCTCGGCGGAGGAACTGGTGGGCCTGCTCCAGGCGCACGGCATCCAGACCCTGGTGGACATCCGCACGGTGCCCCGCTCGCGCACCCATCCCCAGTTCAACCGGGACACGCTGCCCCGGACCCTCGCGGCGGCGGACATCCGGTACGTGCACCTCGCGGCGCTCGGAGGGCTGCGACGCGCGCGTGCGGACTCTCCCAATGGCGCGTGGCGCAACGCCAGCTTCCGGGGCTACGCGGACCACATGCTCACGGACGCGTTCGCTCAGGGCCTCGAGGAACTGCGGGCGCTCACCCCGGACGGGCCCCTGGCGCTCATGTGCGCCGAGGCGGTGCGTTGGCGGTGCCACCGTTCGCTCGTGGCGGATGCGCTGTACGCCCGAGGCGTGCAGGTGCTGCACATCACCCGCCGCACCCGGGCCGAGCCGCACACGCTCACGCCCTTCGCCCAACTGCAGGGCCGACAGGTGCTCTACCCGCCGCAGGAGGCCGCCCCGGCGGAGGCGTCCGCGCTCAGTCCGCGGTGA
- a CDS encoding DUF2378 family protein codes for MSDAPREWIVFDYTMESLLRVLGQPLLPEHVAGLMALGVNPRRLEPAFPVAVYIRVLDFIGQQLWPGLSREEAAFAVGRAFMVAYRQTLMGKAVFSITRVIGPHRALDRMSRNFRSANNYTETRLTPLGPNRYALWFNHATNTGFFRGLLTEALEGIGVRGLSVTLMDSGGQEPGATFLVSWSE; via the coding sequence GTGAGCGACGCGCCCCGCGAGTGGATCGTCTTCGACTACACCATGGAGTCGCTGCTGCGGGTGCTGGGCCAGCCCCTGCTGCCCGAGCACGTGGCGGGGCTGATGGCGCTCGGGGTCAACCCGCGCCGGCTCGAGCCCGCCTTCCCGGTGGCGGTGTACATCCGGGTGCTCGACTTCATCGGCCAGCAGCTGTGGCCCGGGCTCTCCCGGGAGGAGGCCGCCTTCGCGGTGGGCCGGGCCTTCATGGTCGCCTACCGGCAGACGCTGATGGGCAAGGCGGTGTTCTCCATCACGCGGGTCATCGGGCCCCACCGGGCGCTCGACCGCATGAGTCGCAACTTCCGCAGCGCGAACAACTACACCGAGACCCGCCTGACCCCGCTGGGCCCCAACCGCTACGCGCTGTGGTTCAACCACGCGACGAACACGGGCTTCTTCCGGGGACTGCTCACCGAGGCCCTGGAGGGCATTGGCGTGCGGGGGCTGAGCGTGACGCTGATGGACAGCGGCGGGCAGGAGCCGGGCGCCACCTTCCTGGTGTCCTGGTCGGAGTAG